The following proteins are co-located in the uncultured Draconibacterium sp. genome:
- a CDS encoding SDR family oxidoreductase: MQKKVVVITGASSGIGKALAEKYAAENFNLVLAARRLERLLELKEQLKSVEVLPVQTDVSKEEDCKNLIEKAIQKFGKIDILINNAGISMRAAFIDVETDVLRRLMDVNYWGTVYCTKYALPHILEQKGSIVGVISTGGYIGLPGRTGYSGSKFAVRGFLDTVRIEYLRAGLHVLVAAPGFTASEIRKTALVKDGSQQGETPRNESKMMSAERCASIMYRAIKHRRRKMIISFWDGKVIVLTAKLWAWLVDQVLYIVFKNEPDSPLK, translated from the coding sequence ATGCAAAAAAAAGTAGTTGTTATAACCGGGGCTTCTTCAGGAATAGGAAAAGCATTAGCGGAAAAATACGCAGCAGAAAACTTTAATTTGGTTTTGGCAGCCCGGAGGTTGGAGCGTTTACTCGAATTAAAAGAACAACTAAAATCGGTTGAAGTACTGCCTGTACAAACCGATGTGTCGAAAGAAGAAGACTGCAAAAATCTGATTGAAAAAGCCATCCAAAAATTTGGTAAAATCGACATCCTGATTAACAACGCAGGTATTTCCATGCGTGCTGCATTTATCGATGTTGAAACCGATGTCCTTCGCCGCCTGATGGATGTAAATTACTGGGGAACCGTTTATTGCACCAAATACGCACTTCCACACATTCTGGAACAAAAAGGCTCTATTGTGGGCGTTATTTCCACCGGTGGATACATTGGTCTGCCCGGACGTACGGGTTACTCGGGATCGAAGTTTGCGGTGCGCGGATTTTTAGACACGGTGCGCATTGAGTATTTGCGGGCCGGCCTGCATGTGTTGGTAGCAGCTCCAGGATTTACAGCCTCCGAAATCCGGAAAACAGCGCTTGTAAAAGATGGCAGTCAGCAAGGCGAAACACCACGTAACGAAAGTAAAATGATGTCGGCCGAAAGATGTGCCAGCATTATGTACCGTGCCATTAAACACCGCCGCCGCAAAATGATTATTTCGTTTTGGGATGGTAAAGTAATTGTTCTTACTGCCAAACTGTGGGCCTGGCTGGTTGACCAGGTACTTTACATTGTCTTTAAAAACGAACCCGATTCGCCGCTGAAGTAG
- a CDS encoding SIR2 family protein encodes MRTIDKKDFLRSFGVRPNGSINFLLGAGASVQANIPTASTLIWQFKRKLYCEAHNIREEKFKDLESERNRSTIQSYFELKGEFPPPYDSEEYAFYFEKCYPNSIDRKAFIQRTVQGKNPSIGHKCLGVLFDTQKVNTIWTTNFDELIESGIKSINSASNFETISEDSKHQLDNLNKLQRIIKLHGDYRYDKLQNTSDELQTLEHDLNKYFASIQSKTGLIVIGYSGNDKSVLEAFNETLKEKNPFPYGLHWCIRKGEKPNQNLIDLIENVNSRSREKLSGFVEVESFDEFLFELYIANEKPNDEIENIAKIRFETRKPFSSPQISNNFTPIKLNGLKAKKYPKTVYSFKSDLEGWKELRELIAGKPISAALTKGNTLVFSNIDTVNEIFNGRIKSEITPIDIDDNITYRQNSFFTGMIYDLIEFNLLSTFKLQRVPTNRFRKYYSTDRLVSQEELTKYYIKTDTKIYEAVELQIEFHNLELFLTFLPSIEVDSNSTLTRTEKQNISNKIFSNRRNNAVNEQEKFWINLFKNGNETIQFALDTFKIEFESNYSSAGIPVAKTHSFKGAFQNDEPLLDFHISEKNYQMSHPLKGLKAFGPLDYSFENSKANPQSIKLGIICPETGFAKIVKHLNGLNEEINASTEKDYLIEYLPFSTIYKRYLDIPQNADNKYVGLIKVADINKLSQLEFYDYLKRKIEYFYTIRGEFDVLILYIPNSFQRFRELKNETTYFDLHDSLKLYCAKKNIKIQIIEDKSISYKDPAKVRWWLSLGLYVKANGTPWRNQTVTDSTAFIGLDFSVQKINSKTNFVLGSSQIFDSSGQGLRFLIQPIEHPVLYGKNPFMSKEDARRLILKLKEAYYRIDGNSKLEKLVIHKVLHFTNEEMQGITEALDGIDNVELLQIQKYSNWRAIRGEKNSITKEIKIHGYPIQRGTVIQLDDFSFLLWTHGSVLDNNVAGKNRNYYQSGRGIPAPLLVRRFRGTDPIETTAKEILALTKMNWNGGELYKTLPVTLDFSRKLSRYAKQAETLQAVPYDFRFFM; translated from the coding sequence GAATCTGAAAGAAATAGAAGTACCATTCAAAGTTACTTTGAGTTAAAAGGCGAATTTCCTCCTCCCTATGATTCGGAGGAATATGCATTTTATTTTGAAAAATGCTATCCCAATTCAATTGATAGAAAAGCATTCATTCAACGAACTGTACAAGGCAAGAATCCATCGATTGGTCACAAGTGTCTTGGAGTTCTATTTGACACTCAAAAGGTAAATACGATTTGGACAACCAATTTTGACGAATTAATAGAAAGTGGAATTAAAAGTATAAATAGTGCTTCAAATTTTGAAACAATATCAGAAGACAGTAAACATCAATTAGATAATTTAAATAAACTGCAGCGAATAATCAAACTCCATGGCGACTATCGTTATGATAAACTTCAAAATACATCTGATGAATTACAAACTTTAGAGCATGATTTGAATAAATACTTTGCAAGTATTCAATCTAAGACAGGATTAATTGTTATTGGTTACAGCGGTAATGACAAATCTGTATTAGAGGCATTTAATGAAACACTAAAAGAAAAGAATCCATTTCCATATGGCTTGCATTGGTGTATTCGTAAAGGTGAAAAACCAAACCAAAATTTAATTGACTTAATTGAAAATGTAAATTCAAGAAGCAGAGAGAAGCTATCTGGATTTGTAGAAGTTGAAAGTTTTGATGAATTTCTTTTTGAACTTTATATTGCAAATGAAAAGCCTAATGATGAAATTGAGAATATTGCTAAAATAAGATTTGAAACAAGAAAGCCATTCTCCTCTCCACAGATTAGCAATAACTTTACTCCAATAAAACTAAATGGACTAAAAGCAAAAAAGTATCCTAAAACTGTTTACAGTTTTAAAAGCGATTTGGAAGGATGGAAAGAACTTAGAGAATTAATTGCAGGAAAACCAATATCCGCAGCACTCACAAAAGGGAACACCCTAGTTTTCTCAAATATCGATACCGTAAATGAAATATTCAATGGCAGAATAAAGTCAGAAATAACCCCCATTGATATTGACGACAATATTACTTATCGCCAAAATTCTTTTTTCACTGGTATGATTTATGACCTTATTGAATTTAACCTTCTTTCTACTTTTAAATTACAACGAGTTCCAACAAATCGTTTTAGAAAATATTATTCAACCGACAGACTTGTATCACAAGAGGAACTAACAAAATACTATATTAAAACAGATACAAAAATATATGAAGCAGTAGAACTTCAAATTGAGTTTCATAACTTAGAACTTTTCTTGACTTTTTTACCCTCGATTGAAGTAGACTCAAATAGTACACTTACACGGACTGAGAAACAAAATATTTCAAATAAAATATTCTCCAATCGCAGAAATAATGCTGTAAATGAACAAGAAAAGTTTTGGATTAATTTATTCAAGAATGGCAATGAAACAATTCAGTTTGCACTTGATACATTTAAAATCGAGTTTGAATCAAACTATTCAAGTGCTGGGATTCCAGTTGCCAAAACACATAGTTTTAAAGGTGCATTTCAGAATGACGAACCACTTTTAGATTTTCATATTTCGGAAAAGAATTATCAAATGAGTCATCCTTTGAAAGGTTTAAAAGCTTTTGGTCCATTAGATTATTCTTTTGAAAATAGCAAAGCGAATCCCCAATCAATAAAATTAGGAATAATTTGCCCAGAAACCGGTTTTGCCAAAATAGTTAAGCACCTAAATGGTCTTAATGAAGAGATAAATGCATCAACTGAAAAAGATTATCTGATTGAGTATTTACCTTTTTCAACCATTTACAAAAGATACCTTGACATTCCACAGAATGCTGACAACAAATACGTTGGATTAATAAAGGTTGCTGACATAAATAAACTTAGTCAATTAGAATTTTATGATTACCTAAAAAGAAAGATTGAATATTTCTACACTATTCGAGGAGAATTTGATGTTTTAATTCTTTATATACCAAATTCATTTCAAAGATTTCGTGAACTCAAAAACGAAACAACTTATTTTGATTTACATGATTCTCTAAAACTTTACTGTGCTAAGAAAAATATCAAAATTCAAATAATTGAGGATAAATCGATAAGTTACAAAGACCCTGCAAAAGTAAGATGGTGGCTTTCCCTTGGTTTGTATGTAAAGGCAAATGGTACTCCTTGGAGAAATCAAACAGTAACTGATTCAACAGCATTTATCGGTTTAGATTTTTCTGTTCAAAAAATAAATAGTAAAACAAATTTTGTTTTGGGAAGCAGCCAAATCTTTGATTCGTCTGGTCAAGGGTTAAGGTTTTTAATTCAACCTATCGAACATCCAGTTTTGTATGGCAAAAATCCGTTCATGAGTAAAGAAGATGCAAGAAGATTGATATTAAAATTAAAAGAGGCTTATTATAGAATTGATGGAAATTCAAAACTCGAAAAACTTGTTATTCATAAGGTACTGCATTTTACAAATGAAGAAATGCAAGGAATAACAGAAGCTTTAGACGGGATTGACAATGTTGAATTATTACAAATTCAAAAGTATTCAAACTGGAGAGCTATTAGAGGTGAAAAAAATAGCATAACAAAAGAAATTAAAATTCATGGTTACCCTATACAGCGTGGTACAGTTATTCAGTTAGACGACTTTAGTTTCCTTCTTTGGACACATGGTTCAGTCCTTGACAATAACGTGGCTGGTAAAAACAGAAATTACTATCAGAGTGGCAGAGGAATTCCTGCCCCTCTCCTTGTTAGGCGTTTTAGAGGAACCGACCCCATCGAAACGACTGCTAAAGAAATTCTTGCACTCACAAAGATGAATTGGAATGGCGGTGAATTATACAAGACATTGCCAGTAACACTTGATTTTTCAAGGAAATTATCACGTTATGCCAAACAAGCGGAAACTTTACAAGCGGTACCTTATGACTTTAGATTTTTTATGTAG
- a CDS encoding NAD(P)/FAD-dependent oxidoreductase, which produces MKRIVVAGGGFAGLEFVKRLGNSDKYEIILVDSNNYNFFPPLIYQVSTGFMEPSAISYPFRKILRKLKNVRFRLGALEKVLPEEIKIVLSNGELSYDILVMATGTETNFFGNKNIAEKSLPMKTISDALSLRNVILTRLDRATRIENDEERKKHLTFVIAGAGPTGVELSGILSEMKTSIILKDYPELKQHDLGDIYLIDGQNSVLSAMSTNAQNYTSQKLSDLNVTFLKNTLVKDFDGETVYLSDGNKIKSKNLIWAAGVSAKVFEGFAEECFGAGRRLKTNPFNRVELYDNIYALGDCALVSGDKDYPNGHPQLAQPALQQAKNLAENLSRAEKDRKPFEYTDKGSLAIIGRNKAVLDFPGQKHSITGFSAWLIWIFVHIMGLVNFKNKVQTLYNWLGYYIYKDQSFRMIIKPSERVSN; this is translated from the coding sequence GTGAAAAGAATTGTTGTTGCAGGAGGAGGTTTTGCAGGTTTGGAATTTGTAAAAAGGTTGGGCAATTCGGACAAATATGAGATTATTCTGGTCGACAGCAACAACTATAATTTCTTCCCGCCATTAATCTACCAGGTGTCCACCGGTTTTATGGAGCCGTCGGCCATTAGTTATCCCTTTCGGAAAATTCTGCGGAAATTAAAAAACGTGCGTTTTCGGCTTGGTGCGCTCGAAAAAGTGCTTCCCGAAGAAATCAAAATCGTACTCAGCAACGGCGAATTAAGCTACGACATTCTGGTAATGGCAACCGGCACAGAAACCAACTTTTTTGGCAACAAAAACATTGCAGAAAAGAGTTTGCCCATGAAAACCATCAGCGATGCCTTGTCGCTGCGAAACGTTATTCTTACCCGCCTCGACCGTGCCACACGAATTGAAAACGACGAAGAACGAAAAAAGCACCTCACCTTTGTTATTGCTGGTGCCGGACCAACCGGAGTGGAACTTTCGGGTATTTTGTCGGAGATGAAAACCTCGATAATACTGAAGGACTACCCCGAATTAAAGCAACACGATCTGGGTGATATATACCTCATCGATGGTCAGAATTCGGTTTTATCGGCCATGTCCACCAACGCTCAAAACTACACTTCCCAAAAATTATCCGACCTGAATGTTACTTTTTTAAAAAACACACTGGTTAAGGATTTTGACGGAGAAACGGTGTATTTGTCCGACGGAAACAAAATTAAATCGAAAAACCTGATTTGGGCTGCCGGGGTTTCGGCAAAGGTGTTTGAAGGTTTTGCCGAAGAATGTTTTGGAGCCGGCCGACGCTTAAAAACAAATCCCTTTAACCGCGTGGAATTGTACGATAACATATACGCTCTGGGCGACTGTGCCTTGGTTTCCGGCGACAAAGATTACCCAAACGGACATCCGCAACTGGCCCAGCCGGCGTTGCAACAAGCAAAAAATCTGGCCGAAAATTTAAGCAGAGCAGAGAAAGACCGGAAGCCGTTTGAATACACCGACAAAGGTTCGCTGGCCATTATCGGACGCAACAAAGCCGTTTTGGATTTTCCCGGGCAAAAACATTCCATTACGGGATTTAGTGCCTGGTTAATCTGGATTTTTGTACACATAATGGGACTGGTTAATTTTAAAAATAAAGTACAAACCTTATACAACTGGCTGGGGTACTACATCTACAAAGACCAGTCGTTTAGAATGATCATCAAACCAAGCGAAAGAGTCAGTAACTAA
- a CDS encoding AsmA family protein, whose amino-acid sequence MKKTFLIILIVIVVLVGAVIAIPILFKQNLIDAAKNTLNKRLNAEVEFADLKLSLFRNFPQATVELSQLSIKGNNEFKNDTLLRVDLVQTKMDLSSLFKRSEMSIEEIILERPEIKLLVSESGSANWNISLPESTTSVLAESTQSDAEEFQLQLNKIEIRNASLLYSDKESNINLVLKDINSGISGNMYGNSSKLQSEGTVGDFSLAYENISYISKTSLSVHTLLDVDFETMKFTITENELLVNRLPLQLSGSIAVPSDTTFLDLQLKTKDSDFENFLALVPPVYESYLKDVTTTGSANISGKIKGYYFDESYPSFSLKLEVSNGDFQYADLPEKIKNITADVLIDKPQGDLDLTQIKINEAHAEIRNNPVDLTLKILHPVTDPYFDGAFVGKINLSHLKGALPIDSVNMSGVIDANLFAKGNYSDVEAEAYQKVQSDGIVLLDNFVFDSPDLTQKIVVPKGQLDFSPESIHLRGLNVHIGQSDFRLSGKVSNYLNYVFKEGVLQGNLQLNSTLVNLNELLRLQKRPEPHDNKGAAKKENTASVPDAEAEVLAFDVPKNIDITFKSNIKNAWFDRLLITDISGSIQVVDEKLLLNNLNMNTLDGGLKMNGSYKNTGQNQPLFDFGFDMASLDIPMMYKTLSGVRSIMPAASNSTGKLSSNLTFKGRLSPQLKLIPATANGVGSLSTQSLEINNSPIFNQLGGILKKEKLKNVKVDDFKANFTLTDGNLLLTPFTTRVIGQETKIAGSLNAESLLDMRFDFNVERELFGPDIQKILAVIPGNQKITMLPAGVLIKGPVGEPKVNMDLSATQKAVTEATKDDLKKSLDKLGEGLKKLFK is encoded by the coding sequence ATGAAGAAAACATTTCTTATAATACTTATCGTAATTGTGGTATTGGTTGGTGCTGTAATTGCCATTCCCATTTTGTTCAAACAGAATTTAATCGATGCTGCCAAAAATACGCTCAACAAACGCTTAAATGCCGAGGTAGAATTTGCCGATCTTAAACTTTCGCTCTTTCGTAATTTTCCGCAGGCAACCGTGGAATTGAGCCAACTTAGTATAAAGGGAAACAACGAATTTAAAAACGATACTTTACTACGTGTTGATCTGGTCCAAACAAAAATGGATTTGTCTTCGCTTTTTAAGCGCTCGGAGATGAGTATCGAAGAAATCATTCTGGAACGTCCTGAAATTAAGTTGCTTGTTTCGGAGTCGGGGAGTGCGAATTGGAATATTTCCTTGCCGGAAAGCACCACTTCGGTACTTGCCGAGTCAACACAAAGCGATGCGGAAGAATTTCAACTTCAGCTAAATAAAATTGAAATCAGAAATGCTTCCTTACTTTATTCCGACAAGGAATCGAATATAAATCTGGTGCTGAAAGATATCAACTCGGGTATTTCGGGAAATATGTATGGCAATTCATCAAAATTGCAAAGCGAGGGAACGGTGGGTGATTTTTCATTGGCCTACGAAAATATATCTTACATTTCGAAAACCAGTTTAAGCGTGCACACGCTGCTCGATGTTGATTTTGAAACCATGAAATTTACCATTACCGAAAATGAACTTCTGGTAAATCGTCTGCCTCTGCAACTTTCCGGAAGTATTGCCGTTCCGTCGGATACCACATTTTTAGATCTTCAGCTTAAAACAAAGGATTCCGATTTTGAGAATTTTCTGGCCCTTGTGCCTCCTGTTTACGAATCGTATTTAAAAGATGTAACAACAACCGGTTCTGCAAATATCTCCGGAAAAATAAAGGGGTACTATTTTGATGAAAGTTATCCGTCGTTTAGCCTGAAATTAGAAGTTTCCAACGGCGATTTTCAGTATGCCGATTTGCCGGAAAAGATTAAAAACATTACGGCCGATGTGCTGATTGACAAACCTCAGGGAGACCTTGATTTAACGCAAATAAAAATAAACGAAGCACATGCCGAGATCAGAAATAACCCGGTTGATTTGACCTTAAAAATTCTGCATCCGGTTACCGATCCGTATTTTGATGGCGCTTTTGTGGGGAAAATAAACCTGAGTCATTTAAAAGGAGCATTGCCCATCGACAGTGTAAATATGTCGGGAGTAATTGATGCGAACCTGTTTGCCAAAGGAAATTATTCAGATGTGGAAGCCGAAGCCTATCAAAAAGTGCAGTCGGACGGTATTGTTTTACTCGATAATTTTGTGTTCGATTCGCCGGATTTAACACAGAAAATTGTGGTGCCCAAAGGCCAGCTCGACTTTTCGCCCGAGAGCATTCATTTGCGTGGTTTAAACGTACACATCGGGCAAAGCGATTTTCGTTTAAGCGGTAAAGTTTCCAATTACCTGAATTATGTGTTTAAAGAAGGAGTGCTTCAGGGGAACCTGCAATTAAACTCAACGCTGGTAAATTTAAACGAGTTGTTGCGTCTGCAAAAAAGACCTGAGCCACATGACAATAAAGGTGCTGCGAAAAAAGAAAACACCGCATCGGTGCCGGATGCAGAAGCAGAGGTTCTGGCCTTCGACGTTCCCAAAAACATTGACATTACCTTTAAATCGAACATAAAAAATGCCTGGTTCGATCGTTTGCTAATCACCGATATTAGTGGCTCCATTCAGGTGGTTGACGAAAAATTACTCTTGAACAACCTCAACATGAATACGCTCGACGGCGGATTAAAAATGAACGGTTCGTACAAAAATACCGGTCAGAATCAGCCTTTGTTCGATTTTGGATTCGACATGGCAAGCCTGGATATTCCAATGATGTACAAAACCTTGTCGGGTGTGCGCAGTATTATGCCGGCTGCCTCGAACAGCACCGGAAAACTGAGCTCAAATCTTACTTTTAAAGGGCGTTTGAGTCCGCAGCTAAAGCTTATTCCTGCCACTGCAAACGGTGTAGGAAGTTTGTCAACACAAAGTCTTGAAATAAATAATTCACCCATTTTTAACCAGCTTGGCGGCATTTTGAAAAAGGAAAAGCTAAAGAATGTGAAGGTGGATGATTTTAAAGCCAATTTTACCTTAACCGACGGCAATCTGCTGCTAACGCCTTTTACCACGCGGGTGATTGGCCAGGAAACAAAAATTGCCGGAAGTTTAAATGCCGAAAGTCTGCTGGATATGCGTTTCGATTTTAATGTTGAACGCGAGTTGTTCGGACCGGATATTCAGAAAATTCTGGCTGTAATTCCCGGAAATCAGAAAATTACCATGTTGCCGGCCGGTGTTCTGATAAAAGGCCCGGTGGGAGAGCCAAAAGTAAATATGGATTTAAGCGCTACCCAAAAAGCAGTTACCGAAGCCACCAAAGACGATTTGAAAAAATCGCTCGATAAATTGGGAGAGGGGCTCAAAAAACTGTTCAAATAG